In one Fusarium falciforme chromosome 5, complete sequence genomic region, the following are encoded:
- a CDS encoding Non-specific serine/threonine protein kinase yields MAPRGFEDEELTISLSSSHVRRPQQQQQPQPQQHAPQPGSRPADAPLKERIKTEQRIGAYKVLRTLGEGSFGKVKLAIHNGTGQQVALKIIARKKLISRDMAGRVEREIEYLQLLRHPHIIKLYTVIKTPNEIIMVLEYAGGELFDYIVQHGRMKEAEARRFFQQMLCAVEYCHRHKIVHRDLKPENLLLDENLNVKIADFGLSNIMTDGNFLKTSCGSPNYAAPEVIGGKLYAGPEVDVWSCGVILYVLLVGRLPFDDEHIPSLFAKIAKGTYSIPQWMPLGAANLIKKMLVVNPVHRATIEDIRADPWFTTDLPVYLQLPVEEFFNTGVDPNKAIRKNDIAPNAPEKVQERLHNEVTEKISKTMGYGKNDVEEALQASEPSAIKDAYMIVRENKMMQVNQHPEALLEPEGSSPMLSMSSARSATSTTTTTTPRPYVSKVGILPSSLPAYHKDYVEREKAGAINNSPPQVLINDELPVARTDAEKEETSRRLRPHSRSQLRLDEANTRPQGMTPINPPKKTKPVRWQFGIRSRNSPWEALLCIHKALHKLGATYIPDEEYESRHAEERAEASGDGSFADSYDGSRGSSSSIDPMKRYRLPADPWHINVRWDTSTLRKKLEEKAGTTDGRHAHEPFVALHLDIQIYEMEHGVYLVDFKCSGYETAQGRLLEEKDVTSPFPFLDMAAKLIMQLAEAD; encoded by the exons ATGGCTCCCCGAGgcttcgaggacgaggagctgaccatctccttgtcctcatcCCACGTTCGTCgacctcagcagcagcagcaaccccAGCCACAGCAACATGCTCCTCAACCTGGCTCCCGCCCTGCCGATGCGCCGCTCAAGGAGAGGATCAAGACAGAGCAGCGCATCGGCGCCTACAAGGTCCTCCGCACCCTAGGAGAGGGCTCCTTTGGCAAGGTGAAGCTTGCTATTCACAACGGCACCGGCCAGCAGGTCGCCCTCAAGATCATCGCCAGGAAGAAGCTCATCAGCCGTGACATGGCTGGACGCGTGGAGCGCGAGATCGAATATCTCCAGCTGCTGCGTCATCCCCATATCATTAAGCT TTACACCGTCATCAAGACCCCCAACGAGATCATCATGGTTCTCGAATACGCTGGTGGAGAGCTCTTCGACTACATCGTCCAGCACGGCCGTatgaaggaggctgaggccCGTCGCTTCTTCCAGCAGATGCTTTGCGCAGTAGAATACTGCCATCGCCACAAGATTGTCCACCGTGACTTGAAGCCCGAGAACTTGCTCCTTGACGAGAACCTCAACGTCAAGATTGCCGATTTCGGTCTCAGCAATATCATGACGGACGGCAACTTCCTCAAGACGAGTTGCGGCAGTCCCAACTATGCAGCCCCCGAGGTTATCGGTGGAAAGCTGTATGCTGGTCCAGAAGTAGATGTGTGGAGTTGCGGCGTCATTCTCTACGTCCTCCTGGTCGGCCGTCTTCCCTTTGACGACGAGCACATCCCCAGCCTGTTTGCCAAGATCGCAAAGGGTACCTACAGCATACCTCAGTGGATGCCTCTTGGGGCCGCCAACTTGATTAAGAAGATGCTGGTGGTCAACCCCGTGCACCGAGCCACGATCGAGGACATCCGGGCAGATCCCTGGTTCACCACCGATCTTCCCGTCTATCTCCAGCTTCCCGTCGAAGAGTTTTTCAACACGGGGGTGGATCCGAACAAGGCCATCCGAAAGAACGACATCGCACCCAATGCTCCCGAAAAGGTTCAAGAGAGACTTCACAATGAAGTCACGGAAAAGATCAGCAAGACCATGGGTTATGGCAAGAACGATGTCGAGGAGGCACTTCAGGCATCCGAGCCTTCTGCCATCAAGGATGCTTACATGATCGTGAGAGAGAACAAGATGATGCAAGTGAATC AACACCCTGAAGCACTGCTAGAGCCTGAAGGGTCAAGCCCCATGCTCAGCATGTCTTCAGCCCGGTCGGCGACTTCAACCACGACCACGACTACCCCCCGCCCTTATGTGAGCAAGGTTGGCATTCTGCCTTCAAGTCTTCCAGCCTATCACAAAGATTACGTCGAGCGAGAAAAGGCCGGCGCCATCAACAACTCGCCTCCTCAAGTCCTGATCAACGACGAGCTACCAGTCGCCAGGACAGAtgctgagaaggaagagacaTCACGCCGCCTCAGACCGCATTCGCGAAGCCAGCTGCGCCTTGACGAAGCCAACACAAGACCCCAAGGCATGACACCCATCAACCCTCCAAAGAAGACGAAGCCAGTGCGGTGGCAGTTTGGTATTCGATCACGTAACTCGCCATGGGAAGCCCTTCTGTGCATCCACAAGGCCCTGCATAAGTTGGGAGCAACCTATATCCCTGACGAGGAATACGAGTCACGACATGCAGAGGAGCGTGCTGAGGCATCAGGTGACGGCAGCTTTGCCGATTCCTATGATGGCAGCCGAGGCTCCAGCTCAAGCATTGATCCTATGAAGCGATACAGGCTACCAGCCGACCCATGGCACATTAATGTCCGTTGGGATACGTCAA CCCTCAGGAAAAAGCTGGAGGAAAAAGCCGGCACCACTGATGGACGACACGCCCATGAGCCGTTCGTCGCCCTGCACCTGGATATCCAGATCTACGAAATGGAGCACGGCGTCTACCTAGTCGATTTCAAGTGCTCTGGTTACGAGACAGCCCAAGGCCGACTGCTCGAGGAAAAGGACGTCACCAGTCCCTTCCCTTTCTTGGACATGGCTGCCAAGTTGATTATGCAGCTGGCGGAAGCGGACTAG
- a CDS encoding MOSC domain-containing protein, translating to MAMGSLGVAGDGIIVITLLLVALTTLALVLSSQPHDGDKLEVTQLYVYPVKALRGSPMKEVRIGRYGVVGDRTFSLQKVHCDEKTGETKYETMLAGYYLQLMLFQASIDYNQVQGPEVVVTWRGRGTEFDKDKDVKTADEIRFPLHPSTKGRKEFETSLHASKAMAFEMDSKLSTWFSDRLGFEVLLVYIGDGSRPVLGSMAPNSKSGLTRSRLTRRIQSLLPGLGHPPESLVFNDIAHYLVVTEESNDQVTSRLDEGYTMDVTKFRPNIVVRGASGAFVEDYWGELTFDGDIQMPLTANCYRCQSITVDYDTGKTATDDRGMAWKKLNKDRRVDKGAKYSPVFGRYGYCFGSSLGKKIRVGQKAKVTYINKDRTTFDWPHLTSFGITQTKK from the exons ATGGCCATGGGCAGCCTGGGGGTAGCtggcgatggcatcatcgtcatcacaCTGCTTCTCGTGGCGCTCACCACACTTGCTCTGGTCCTGTCCTCCCAACCACATGATGGGGATAAGTTGGAGGTCACACAG CTCTATGTCTACCCAGTCAAGGCGCTTCGAGGCTCGCCGATGAAAGAAGTCCGTATTGGCAGGTACGGAGTTGTCGGAGATCGCACCTTTAGCCTTCAAAAGGTCCACTGTGATGAAAAAACTGGCGAGACAAAATACGAGACTATGCTGGCAGGCTACTACTTGCAATTGATGCTGTTCCAGGCATCGATTGACTATAACCAAGTCCAGGGCCCGGAAGTGGTAGTGACTTGGCGTGGCCGAGGCACTGAGTTTGACAAGGATAAGGACGTAAAGACGGCCGACGAGATTCGATTTCCGCTCCATCCTTCAACAAAAGGACGCAAAGAGTTTGAGACGAGCCTGCATGCAAGTAAGGCGATGGCCTTTGAGATGGACAGCAAACTGTCGACTTGGTTCTCGGACCGTCTCGGTTTCGAAGTCCTCCTCGTCTATATCGGAGACGGATCCAGGCCTGTCCTTGGTTCCATGGCACCCAACAGTAAATCGGGTCTCACAAGAAGCCGCCTCACACGCCGTATACAATCTCTACTTCCAGGATTGGGTCATCCGCCAGAGTCTCTCGTGTTCAACGACATCGCCCATTACCTCGTCGTAACAGAAGAGTCAAATGACCAAGTCACATCGAGACTAGATGAGGGGTATACCATGGACGTGACCAAGTTCCGGCCCAACATCGTCGTACGAGGTGCATCGGGCGCCTTTGTCGAGGACTACTGGGGCGAGCTGACATTTGACGGGGACATTCAGATGCCTTTGACGGCCAATTGCTACCGTTGTCAGAGCATCACTGTCGACTACGACACGGGCAAGACGGCGACTGATGATAGAGGCATGGCgtggaagaagctcaacaaggACCGGAGAGTCGACAAGGGAGCAAAGTATAGTCCCGTGTTTGGACGCTACGGATACTGCTTTGGCTCTTCACTGGGTAAGAAGATTCGTGTTGGACAAAAAGCAAAGGTGACGTACATCAACAAAGATCGTACTACTTTTG ATTGGCCGCATCTAACGTCGTTTGGGATCACTCAGACAAAGAAGTAA
- a CDS encoding DNA polymerase epsilon subunit B: MDKTPAPIFRKQRPGAPPSSAIPSSSPAFGTPVHPLKPFAVNAPKAAILPIILPPPTLRPLAFRTFTKKHSLTLTSSALQELASFIGRHCGSGWREEGLAERVLEEVARSWKNRNGGVIVEGTSKELQEILKALEGNMSGGRITGPARGLPRGDSMLDIKDNEALNTRLGLRPAELTTDDSNKSFGMSGLGVEEEPEEENTKDPRAWLKIINAYEQPRLIYNVSKKHFERDTSSPSLLPAASHKTTVFRNRYNVIHQRLLRNESFQTSAVSSSRKRTLQRSLSNQQSLKLTPIANLLGRHGSSHMLLGLLVILPTGDLAISDLTGTIALDLSQAVAIPEDSAWFCPGMIVLVDGVYEEEDESVGKGLSGSSGVGGTLGGRFQGFFIGQPPCERRKATLGISGPDGGQEQTIGGGFGWIDFLGVGSERACGTKMRRLEQRLLRARDEEDDAPPRGRVVIIGELNLDQPRTLQALRKILSTYASEPEGSAPLTFVLMGNFTQHSVLARGGSGGSIEYKEYFDALASALSDYPTLLQSSTFVFVPGDNDGWVSAFTAGASVPIPRKPVPDMFTSRIRRAFATANAEAGGKSDGSAIWTSNPSRISLFGPNHELVLFRDDVSARLRRTSVRLKPKAHDANADDSQQPPEASRDERQPSEPMDLDAAHHDDPTTTDTASPATPQIPHDVHAAQKLVKTLLDQGYLAPFRQTIRPVHWDYASSLHLYPLPTAMVLLDTTAPPFCVTYEGCHVMNPGSVLVPGRKGVGRWVEYEVGRLGRLRECAF, encoded by the exons ATGGACAAAACACCAGCTCCCATATTTCGCAAACAGCGACCAGGCGCTCCGCCTTCTTCTGCAATACCCTCATCCTCTCCCGCCTTTGGCACTCCTGTCCATCCTCTCAAGCCCTTTGCCGTCAACGCTCCCAAGGCCGCCATCCTCCCGATCATCCTTCCGCCGCCTACACTACGACCTCTTGCCTTTCGCACGTTTACAAAGAAGCACTCACTTACCCTCACATCATCCGCTCTTCAAGAACTTGCGTCCTTCATCGGGAGGCATTGCGGTTCAGGATGGCGAGAAGAGGGTCTGGCTGAGAGGGTGCTCGAGGAGGTGGCGCGCAGCTGGAAGAACCGAAATGGAGGTGTCATCGTTGAAGGGACGAGCAAGGAGCTGcaggagatcctcaaggCGCTCGAGGGGAACATGAGTGGTGGCAGAATCACAGGCCCAGCGAGGGGACTCCCACGGGGTGATAGCATGCTCGATATTAAGGATAACGAAGCGCTGAACACGAGATTGGGACTACGGCCGGCAGAGCTCACGACGGACGATAGCAACAAGAGTTTTGGAATGTCGGGGTTGGGTGTGGAAGAAGAGCCTGAGGAAGAGAATACAAAGGATCCCAGGGCATGgctcaagatcatcaacgCCTATGAGCAGCCAAGGCTGATATACAACGTCAGCAAGAAACACTTTGAAAG AGACACTTCGTCACCTTCATTATTACCAGCAGCATCACACAAAACCACAGTCTTCCGCAACCGCTACAATGTCATCCACCAGCGTCTCCTCCGAAACGAATCCTTCCAGACCTCGgccgtctcctcctctcgcAAGCGCACTCTTCAGCGTTCTCTATCCAACCAACAGTCCCTCAAGCTCACACCGATTGCCAACCTGCTGGGTCGTCATGGTAGCAGTCACATGTTGCTAGGCCTGCTGGTCATCCTCCCTACTGGTGATCTTGCTATTAGCGACTTGACGGGTACTATTGCCCTGGATCTCTCTCAAGCCGTGGCTATCCCCGAGGACTCTGCCTGGTTCTGCCCTGGTATGATTGTCCTAGTAGATGGTGTttatgaagaggaagatgagtcTGTTGGCAAGGGtctcagcggcagcagcggtGTTGGAGGTACACTTGGTGGCCGATTTCAAGGCTTCTTCATCGGCCAGCCTCCGTGTGAGAGACGCAAAGCCACCCTTGGAATCAGTGGCCCTGATGGCGGCCAGGAGCAGACCATAGGAGGCGGCTTCGGCTGGATCGACTTCCTCGGCGTGGGCAGCGAGCGCGCATGCGGTACCAAGATGAGGAGGCTTGAGCAGCGTCTCCTTCGCGcccgagatgaagaggatgatgcgCCACCTCGTGGCCGCGTGGTCATCATCGGCGAACTGAACCTTGACCAGCCGCGGACTCTCCAAGCTCTGCGCAAGATCCTCTCCACGTACGCATCCGAGCCTGAGGGCTCGGCACCCCTTACCTTTGTCCTGATGGGCAACTTCACACAGCATTCTGTTCTAGCGCGTGGTGGCAGTGGCGGAAGTATCGAATACAAGGAATACTTTGACGCCCTCGCCTCTGCCCTCTCCGACTACCCTACCCTCCTACAGTCATCCACCTTTGTCTTTGTCCCCGGCGACAACGACGGCTGGGTCTCTGCTTTTACTGCCGGTGCCTCCGTGCCCATACCCCGGAAGCCCGTCCCGGACATGTTCACATCTCGCATCCGCCGCGCTTTTGCAACGGCCAATGCCGAGGCTGGAGGCAAGTCTGACGGTTCTGCCATCTGGACGTCTAATCCCAGCAGGATCAGCTTGTTTGGTCCTAACCACGAGCTCGTCCTCTTCAGAGACGACGTGTCTGCTCGCCTGCGTCGAACATCCGTGCGACTCAAGCCCAAGGCTCATGATGCCAATGCCGACGACTCGCAGCAACCCCCGGAAGCATCTCGAGATGAGAGACAGCCCTCCGAACCTATGGATCTTGATGCAGCCCACCATGATGACCCAACTACCACTGACACTGCATCTCCGGCTACTCCCCAAATTCCCCATGATGTCCACGCCGCACAGAAACTCGTCAAGACCCTCCTCGATCAAGGCTACCTTGCGCCCTTCCGACAAACCATCCGTCCTGTCCACTGGGACTACGCCTCATCGCTGCACCTGTATCCGCTACCTACGGCCATGGTCCTCCTTGACACGACGGCACCACCCTTCTGTGTCACATATGAAGGGTGCCATGTTATGAATCCTGGCAGTGTACTCGTACCAGGACGCAAGGGCGTTGGACGGTGGGTGGAATATGAAGTTGGTCGGTTGGGCCGACTAAGGGAATGCGCTTTCTGA